The genomic DNA taatttaaaatcactcaatcattcaatgatatttcattattagtatacaaattaatgcacatagttttattacaaatattaagGCACCAACCATAAGGTAaggattgttttttttttttttggtccaaCAGTAAAGGTGCTCCCACCCTTCTTTTTCCATGTTCCTTGCTTTTGTTTTCCCTTGAGAGAATATATTTGAGCAGCACCATTAGTCACGGACCTGAACgtagagaaaaaaatatcttatgTTGTTGCTTGTTGTTGAAAATACAATCAAAAGATTTCTGAAGTAGATTATTTTTTCCATACCATTTTCATATGTtggaaaaatcaatattatagTGATACGGTGACGTTTTCGTTAGCAGGAGGATTTGACTAGTTAAACTGTTAAAAGTGAATACGTGAAAGTGGTTCattacaatttaatttctttttctgggTATAAACATTGAATTAAAAGCAAGCAATTGTAAAGGAatatattcttgttttttttatcGAATATTGTTAGAATCCCAATTTGTCAACgttttcactttttctttttcttgctttggTTTCTATGTATGTATTTTCTAATTCAAATGGTCGTTTGGTGTTTCTTTATTAGTGGACAACTTGCGGGGGGAACATTCCCAATAATCAAGGCTGGAATATGCTTAATCCTGATTTTCCATATCAATTGCTTTTAAAATGGAGAATAATAACCTAGAGGACGAGGCGACCGAAAGAGTCGCCCCTTATCCTCACCATCTTAAAGtagtaaatatttatttatttctatccTCTTGACTAGGCTCCCAAATTGGCGTGGGAGGTGCCCCCCCTGCGGGCTTCATTACTGACTTGCGTTAACCTTTGTTGATAGCCATGGAGTGCAGGGACTAAGAttagaataattaataaaattgtaatataattttaagaagacaaatattaaatattaaaaagtttatttgcaCAAAATAAAACACGTGGCTTCGTCTTTGCTGGTAACATTTCTAAGAGGAAAGAAAGTATTTTGAAGGAGGTGACGTGAGTGTGAGGGGAGCCAAGCCATTATTCATTATTATCATGTGAAACTTTGAGAGTAAGAAACGAGCTGCGATATATATCTTGTTCAGATATTATGACGAGATTGACCAGTGGGACGATCAATGAATATAGTGGATCATTGGGTGTTTGAAAGTGTGTAAGAGAGACTTGAGTGTGCATCAGACTTAGAGCCCAACGTGGAGGAGGTCCATTTAACTTGGCTACCAAAACCGCTGCTTACTTTAAGTCCAGCCACCCGAAATTGACCTTTGTGGTGGTATTGCCCTTTTCTTTTCTGTTGTGTCAGTCTtggtaaaatatataatttaaatttaggatTGATGTGATTTAGATGAtagtttattattaagaaaattatcttaaaagtaaattatttaaaatattattatatttaatataaatttataaatataaataattattatatttaataatatgtattaagaggttattttaattaaatattattagacataattattttaaaatatttttatattaattaaaaataactgtatttttattttataaaattaataaataaatatagattattagactaatatttaaatatatcaaaaattaatatgatataataaatatcatataatgtattatgtattattaatataaatcaaatatgataatataataatattttggggtattttataatagtttttttcaGATGATacggtaattaaaatttattattatcatttaaaaaaatatgtactataatatgatatataaaaaattaatttttttttttatataatagatGATAAATCCTCTGACCTCACCActcaaatataagaataaaaaaagggtaaatatTGGAGATACAAGGTGGGGAAAGCAGTGAAATTTGGGAAAAGAAAATATGGAAATGTACCATACCATCACATGATCCATATCCATTCATTCAATGTTTTATAATGAAGGATaaaattttcctttcctttattaatttataactatTTTAATCAAAGCCagataatagaataataattacACACCATCCatttttaataagaattaaGGCGatggaaaaagatttttttttaaaaaaaaggaaacgacgtcgtttgagagcaggaaaaaaaaaaaagggggaatAAATGTCcaatggaaaaaaatataaaaagatatggTAGGGAACCAGGAACCCCATTAGGGCGTGGTAGTCTGTTTCGTCTCAATCTcaaaccaatttttattttttttcaagttaaaagaaaaacccGTCTATCTGATCTccgatattattattatagatattttctatatttttcagatACAAGAAGCCATGACCAGCAGCTCGGCCGGCTCTCGCAAGGTCTCCCCTTAAACCAACTTGATTTACTTGTATGCTTATCTTCAATGTCtcttttgatttattgttttctttctttaaatgttttaggCACTAAGTAAGATTGCTTGCAATCGCCTTCAGAAAGAGCTTGTAGAATGGCAGGTCAACCCTCCTTCTGGTTTCAAACACAAAGTCACTGATAATCTGCAGAGGTATTTCCCTCTCTCTCCCAaatggttttttgttttttatctttttttttttaaagaatttttctgagataattttttatatccttGGGGTTTTTGGtgcttttgtttgttttttctctttgaaaaGAACGACTTTATGTGGGTTAAAGAGGAATGCAAAATTTAgcctaaataaaaattcatttgatTATGTTACacaccttttctttcctttttagggtttattttggTGTGTACTAAGATGCGTTTGTTGATGTATTTTTTAACGGTGAAGGTGGGTTATTGAAGTGAATGGAGCTCAAGGAACTCTTTATGCAAATGAAACTTACCAACTTCAGGTTGATTTTCCTGAGCATTACCCTATGGAAGCCCCTCAGGTCCAACctaaattataattcttttcaaaatttatttttagtgtttattttttgttcttattttgattattgatttttttttttcaattgttgttatCAGGTTATTTTTCTACATCCAGCTCCACTTCATCCTCATATTTACAGCAATGGTCATATTTGTTTAGGTAATTTTTGTCGTCTTCACATTAATTTTTTGTTCTGCATAATATAGAAGTATCTTTTTTTCCTATGAAATTAGTTTGGCCTTGGTATAATTTAGTCTTGTTGGTATAAGTTCTGCTAAATCATATCTCATGTTCACAgcataattatttgtttatccATTGATTGGTTCACACATGTATTGGTAGTGACTGTTAGTCCTGTTTATTTTAATCGCGCTATAAAACATTTTTGTGTATCACATTTTGTCTTTCCTACTGATGAAGATGTCTAAGTTTTTTCACGCTTGAACCTGAGGGAAAAGCATAAACAACAAATGGAATTTATGCTTAACGTTACCTCTTTGGACATGTTTCTTGCGAATTGTATATATGAAGGGTTATAATCTTTCAAAACTTGTAAATGGCTAATCTTTGCCAGGGGATGGCTGTGTCTTTCTGGTTGATAAAGTTTGGAATCAACTTTTAggattacatatatatatacttggtAAACCTATGCAAGTTTGTTAGCACATATGGGGTGATATTGATGCGGATTGTTCTTTTCCGTGTTTAAAGAGTTTTGGACATCAtgatcattaattttataacataacgAATCTAGTCTCTTATTCCTGTCCAAGTTCTTTGGTGTAAGCCTGTACTTGAATGTCTCTGCAGCAACACTGGCAttaatatataacttttatgTTGTATTTTGTAGATATCCTGTATGATTCATGGTCTCCAGCCATGACTGTTAGCTCAATTTGTATCAGCATTCTCTCCATGCTATCAAGCTCAACCGAGAAGGTGTAGATGTGTTTTCAATATGATCTTTTAGGTGTCATAGTCCCTGCCGTTTTCcttcaataaaacaatacttcTGTGAATTTGATGCACCTTTACTTTGCTTGCAGCAACGTCCCGAAGATAATGACCGTTATGTTAAGAACTGCAGAAACGGCCGATCTCCCAAGGAGACCAGATGGTGGTTCCATGATGACAAAGTGTGATCAGCAAGCATCCTTCTCACCCTGGTAGTGTTATAGAGTAGCTCAGTTCCCTTTCGAAAGGATaatgaaagtgaaagaaaaaagaagcaTTCCAAGAATGCTATCTAGACTGCATGCTAAATAACTCCTGTAAATGGCAGTCTGGTATTTGTAAAGGAAGAGTAactattttgtgtttttagAACTGTGCAAGGTAAAAACTTGCTCAAGTATTTGTGGCAACCCTGGTGAGAGCTGCTCGGTGCATTCTTAGACCAAAGTCTTTCTAACATTATGTAATTAATCTCATGGCGGAAGTCTCTGCTTATGATTTGGCAGTATGTTTGACGGATTATTCCTAATTTCAGTACTGTTTATTCTAACAATTCATCaccttttttttccaaaatcaaAAGAATGCTAAAAAGGGCTGGATGCTGTCCAAGCCAGTGGTGGATTGAATGATCTGAGTTCGAGCAGGGGTAGTGCTGCCCTTCCTCAAGATATGGTCACCGAATATTCATCAAcatatttatcttatttgatggTTTTTTTCTGGAGTTCTTT from Mangifera indica cultivar Alphonso chromosome 16, CATAS_Mindica_2.1, whole genome shotgun sequence includes the following:
- the LOC123198630 gene encoding probable ubiquitin-conjugating enzyme E2 16, giving the protein MTSSSAGSRKALSKIACNRLQKELVEWQVNPPSGFKHKVTDNLQRWVIEVNGAQGTLYANETYQLQVDFPEHYPMEAPQVIFLHPAPLHPHIYSNGHICLDILYDSWSPAMTVSSICISILSMLSSSTEKQRPEDNDRYVKNCRNGRSPKETRWWFHDDKV